A region from the Triticum urartu cultivar G1812 chromosome 1, Tu2.1, whole genome shotgun sequence genome encodes:
- the LOC125512372 gene encoding uncharacterized protein LOC125512372: MRRPNDAGSGGDPGDRMRNDDPAESSRAFDDGGDDDPQQPTPTRASSGDSLWQWRSQGLSEVVLSWSVDQILNKDLLRDKVSKIPETFNSMEQYMTSFFGPLLEEVRDDMSSSMEDISGAPYAKVLSVNAVKKGKGLYEIKLDRWMGVSGSGTDGYRPKAADVLLISETRPANKSHILKQSKSCVIVWINKVQGNKMTVKASRWMETGADGDERHQMGVNKYEKLYTEELDKSWEILDQEATALKSRNSSINEEIRKELPKGRKPLEKCSDLKELNETGMCGNSSRRWSFYAMHLTNMVTYDRVWVVLRRGLTMDTKVILNMLGKNNNAIRHCNYCSNKSHEEIKDDLCNFKLNVSQLNAIASCISASNCCHRSSVGLVWGPPGTGKTTTLAVTLHMLLMKKQRILACAPTNMAVLQVASRLIGLIEDFSLSHHYSFGDIILYGNKDRLHIGKELSKIYLDDRVKKLLRCFNREVGWKHCVDSVLKFLKHCTSRYKLSLDIQASSDECSPTFKKYFTSNFSSLAKELVACIDTFFDHLPADTLGKNFDKMMFVKSLVHKVQQLFCADDLSDDDLFTIFKPSDELSDPSIGHHDLTDDATEDLPDHDISLDNPSEINSMCIKTLMDLSKMRFPCEENESSVRDLCLKQAKLIFCTASGSFELFRLQGVMPISILVVDEAAQLKESESLVPLLLPGIEHVLLIGDENQLSSLVKSKIAKDADFGRSLYERLCTMGYTKHLLEVQYRMHPCINKFPNANFYGNRILDGPSVKQKDYTKNYLPGSIYGAYSFIHIENDMEMLDDLGQSSKNMVEVAVAANIIERLAKECWEKRQRTSVGVISPYTAQVIAMQERIGRKFEKHEFLSVTVKSIDGFQGGEEDIILISTVRSNKDGKVGFLSDAGRINVALTRAKHCLWILGNGVTLLASNSVWAELVNDSKKRGCFFDALKDKHLAETMRLAIKRNGRTIDAAGVSSWSLRARGGSTIAGNSLPIRQSQIPGSGGARSINNCYNWQPNGHDLRPNSCHPNRPIFVPSREDIHRTHFQQHRRTFYGGDYNNQSRVIPVDQYWPNRYRPSCDKRGAPEGFRGHVERHPGQHYHSRTDQEPLCSTSQTANGRFTPGSVWRAESHNQTSILGTWQQPSGGHCSRDFQNRTGYPLRPASSQRRFSSYGNADPHLWSMNKEKRLGNHPRRAPCTYRGQAPHQGVGARVRDMPSFHERATRGVRHEHANNNWMKEPHCWGQNSSSEAVSHDLPVAEQRGVKRDWRKAEASDSPHQDNTKIRLAVESADVPHCEAQDGSSGAASQRLAVPEEPEREGCKPESSYSPRQDNTLVRPESLDQPHGKPQDTSAGAAPYELPAPDQPEMKREEFEAEPPVSSRQDNTEASPESLDEPHCQLEDTCSGAATPQVPVPELGRMDIDSCEAEATIIPDINIPLELPAPYQPEMKPDECEAELPVSSRQDNTEASPKSLDEPHCQSEDTCTGAATPQLPVPELGRMDIDSCEADATVIPDINIPLESVEPDN; encoded by the exons ATGCGGCGACCTAATGACGCCGGCAGCGGCGGCGACCCGGGCGACCGGATGCGCAACGACGATCCCGCCGAGTCATCCCGCGCGTtcgacgacggcggcgacgacgaccCTCAGCAGCCCACGCCGACGCGGGCCTCCTCCGGCGACTCGCTGtggcagtggcggagccagggCCTCTCCGAGGTGGTGCTCTCGTGGTCGGTGGACCAAATCCTCAACAAGGACCTACTCCGCGACAAG GTGTCCAAGATCCCAGAGACATTTAACAGCATGGAGCAGTACATGACATCGTTTTTTGGGCCACTTCTAGAGGAGGTTCGGGATGATATGTCTTCAAGCATGGAGGACATCTCTGGAGCTCCATATGCAAAAGTGCTATCAGTCAATGCAGTGAAAAAGGGGAAAGGACTGTATGAGATCAAGCTCGACAGATGGATGGGGGTGTCTGGTTCTGGAACTGATGGATATAGGCCGAAAGCAGCAGATGTGTTACTTATTTCAGAAACAAGACCAGCAAATAAATCTCATATTCTCAAACAGTCCAAATCCTGTGTCATCGTATGGATTAATAAGGTCCAGGGCAATAAGATGACCGTAAAGGCATCACGATGGATGGAGACTGGGGCTGATGGAGATGAACGGCACCAAATGGGTGTTAACAAGTATGAGAAGTTGTACACTGAAGAGTTGGATAAGTCATGGGAGATACTGGATCAAGAAGCAACGGCTCTGAAATCCAGAAACTCATCTATCaatgaagaaatcagaaaagaaTTACCAAAAGGTAGAAAGCCCCTTGAAAAGTGTAGTGATCTGAAGGAACTAAATGAAACAGGGATGTGTGGAAATTCATCAAGACGATGGTCCTTCTATGCTATGCACCTAACTAATATGGTAACATATGATCGTGTTTGGGTTGTGCTCCGAAGGGGGCTGACAATGGATACAAAAGTCATTCTGAACATGCTGGGCAAAAACAATAAT GCTATTAGACATTGTAACTACTGCAGCAACAAATCACATGAGGAAATCAAGGATGATCTCTGCAATTTTAAGCTGAATGTTTCACAGCTTAATGCAATAGCAAGTTGTATTTCAGCAAGTAATTGTTGTCATAGATCTTCTGTGGGGCTAGTTTGGGGCCCACCTGGCACAGGTAAAACTACAACACTTGCAGTAACATTACACATGCTTCTGATGAAGAAACAGAGAATTCTTGCGTGTGCTCCAACCAACATGGCTGTCTTGCAAGTAGCTTCTCGTCTTATTGGGTTGATTGAGGACTTCTCTCTAAGCCATCATTACTCCTTTGGTGACATCATTTTATATGGCAACAAGGACCGTCTGCACATTGGCAAGGAGTTGTCAAAAATATATTTGGATGATCGTGTCAAGAAGTTGCTGAGGTGCTTTAACCGAGAAGTTGGGTGGAAGCATTGCGTGGATTCTGTCCTAAAATTCCTAAAACATTGCACTTCTAGGTACAAACTGTCCCTAGATATACAAGCAAGCAGTGATGAATGCAGCCCTACTTTTAAAAAGTATTTTACAAGTAACTTCAGCAGTTTAGCAAAAGAATTGGTAGCTTGTATTGATACATTCTTCGACCATCTTCCAGCGGATACCCTAGGCAAGAACTTTGACAAGATGATGTTTGTGAAAAGTTTGGTACATAAAGTGCAGCAGTTATTCTGTGCAGATGATCTCTCTGATGATGATCTTTTTACAATCTTCAAGCCCTCCGATGAACTTTCTGACCCTTCTATTGGTCATCATGACCTGACAGATGATGCAACCGAGGATCTTCCTGACCATGACATCTCTCTAGATAACCCTTCGGAGATAAACTCTATGTGTATTAAAACCCTGATGGATCTTTCAAAAATGCGGTTTCCTTGTGAAGAGAATGAATCTTCAGTCAGGGACTTGTGTTTGAAGCAAGCAAAACTCATATTTTGCACTGCTTCTGGTTCGTTTGAGTTGTTCAGGCTGCAAGGTGTGATGCCTATAAGCATCTTGGTTGTCGACGAGGCAGCACAGCTAAAAGAATCTGAATCGCTGGTTCCTCTCTTGCTTCCAGGAATAGAACATGTTTTACTAATTGGGGATGAAAACCAGCTATCATCATTGGTAAAGAGCAAG ATTGCTAAAGATGCTGACTTTGGCCGAAGCCTCTACGAGAGATTGTGTACAATGGGTTACACCAAGCACTTGCTGGAAGTACAATATAGAATGCACCCTTGCATTAATAAATTTCCGAATGCCAACTTTTATGGTAACCGAATTTTGGATGGTCCCAGTGTCAAACAGAAAGATTATACCAAGAATTATCTCCCTGGAAGTATTTATGGTGCTTATTCATTCATTCATATTGAAAATGATATGGAAATGCTTGATGACCTTGGCCAGAGCTCGAAAAATATGGTTGAGGTTGCTGTAGCAGCCAATATCATCGAAAGACTTGCGAAAG AATGCTGGGAGAAGAGGCAGAGAACCAGTGTTGGTGTAATATCTCCGTATACTGCCCAAGTGATTGCAATGCAAGAAAGAATTGGAAGAAAGTTTGAGAAACATGAGTTTCTGTCTGTTACAGTAAAATCTATCGATGGATTTCAAGGTGGTGAGGAAGACATAATATTAATTTCAACAGTTAGGTCCAACAAAGATGGGAAAGTAGGTTTTCTCTCTGATGCTGGAAGAATTAATGTGGCTTTGACAAGAGCAAA GCACTGCCTTTGGATCCTTGGAAATggagtcactttgcttgcaagcaATTCAGTATGGGCAGAATTAGTCAATGATTCGAAAAAACGTGGATGCTTCTTTGATGCTCTCAAGGACAAGCATTTAGCAGAAACAATGAGGCTTGCAATCAAG AGAAATGGCCGCACAATTGATGCTGCTGGAGTGTCATCATGGTCATTAAGGGCAAGGGGTGGTTCAACCATAGCTGGCAACAGCCTACCGATAAGACAGAGTCAGATTCCAGGTTCTGGTGGTGCACGGAGCATAAATAATTGTTATAATTGGCAACCAAACGGCCATGATTTGCGACCAAATTCTTGTCACCCAAACAGACCTATTTTTGTACCTTCCAGAGAGGACATTCACAGAACCCACTTTCAGCAGCACAGAAGAACCTTTTATGGCGGTGACTACAATAATCAATCACGAGTTATCCCTGTTGATCAATACTGGCCCAACAGGTACAGACCTTCCTGTGACAAACGTGGTGCTCCTGAAGGGTTTAGAGGACATGTTGAGCGGCATCCCGGGCAGCACTATCATAGCAGAACTGATCAAGAACCCTTGTGCAGTACTTCCCAAACAGCCAATGGCAGGTTTACTCCTGGATCAGTTTGGAGGGCAGAATCACACAACCAAACTAGTATTCTTGGTACATGGCAGCAACCTTCAGGAGGTCACTGCAGCAGGGACTTTCAGAACAGGACTGGTTATCCGTTACGGCCAGCTTCTTCGCAAAGAAGGTTCAGTTCATATGGAAATGCTGATCCTCACCTTTGGAGTATGAACAAAGAGAAGCGGCTCGGGAATCATCCACGAAGAGCACCATGCACATACAGGGGACAAGCACCCCACCAGGGAGTTGGTGCCCGAGTTAGAGACATGCCTTCATTTCATGAGAGAGCAACTAGGGGTGTCCGGCATGAGCATGCCAATAACAATTGGATGAAAGAACCTCATTGTTGGGGGCAGAATAGCAGTTCTGAAGCTGTGTCCCATGATTTGCCAGTTGCTGAGCAACGAGGGGTGAAAAGAGACTGGCGCAAGGCAGAAGCGTCAGATTCACCTCACCAAGACAACACAAAAATAAGACTTGCTGTCGAGAGTGCAGATGTACCTCACTGTGAAGCGCAGGATGGCAGCTCTGGAGCTGCATCCCAGAGACTTGCAGTTCCTGAGGAGCCTGAACGAGAGGGATGTAAACCAGAATCATCATATTCACCCCGGCAGGACAACACACTAGTGAGGCCCGAAAGTTTAGATCAACCGCATGGTAAGCCGCAGGATACCAGTGCCGGAGCCGCTCCCTATGAATTGCCTGCTCCTGATCAGCCTGAGATGAAACGAGAGGAGTTTGAAGCAGAACCGCCAGTTTCATCCCGCCAGGACAACACAGAAGCAAGCCCCGAAAGTTTAGATGAACCGCATTGTCAGTTAGAGGACACCTGTTCTGGAGCCGCTACCCCCCAAGTGCCTGTTCCTGAGCTGGGACGCATGGATATAGACTCGTGCGAAGCAGAAGCAACCATTATACCTGACATTAACATACCACTTGAATTGCCTGCTCCTTATCAGCCTGAGATGAAACCAGATGAGTGTGAAGCAGAACTGCCGGTTTCATCCCGCCAGGACAACACAGAGGCAAGCCCCAAAAGTTTAGATGAACCGCATTGTCAGTCAGAGGACACCTGTACTGGAGCCGCTACCCCCCAACTGCCTGTGCCTGAGCTGGGACGCATGGACATAGACTCGTGCGAAGCAGACGCAACCGTTATACCTGACATTAACATACCACTGGAGAGCGTAGAACCAGATAACTAG